The following proteins are co-located in the Gordonia polyisoprenivorans genome:
- a CDS encoding molybdenum cofactor biosysynthesis protein, whose translation MRYDVEIESLVVSPRHAYFGRSKDGPADDVATHTPDHVDVVADKGIRGDRFFGVRAHTEAAVTFLAIEAWQAAAGDADPVLARRNIVVRGLELDPLRGVEFEVDTGDGPIRFRGGRPAHPCSWMDTMAGDGVRKALIGRGGLRAQPLTSGVLRVGPAVITADVDLDAARAADQVRRAQPL comes from the coding sequence GTGCGGTATGACGTCGAGATCGAGTCGCTGGTCGTGTCACCCCGACACGCCTACTTCGGCCGGTCCAAGGACGGCCCCGCCGACGACGTGGCGACCCACACCCCCGATCACGTCGATGTGGTCGCCGACAAAGGCATTCGTGGCGACCGGTTCTTCGGCGTGCGCGCCCACACCGAGGCCGCGGTGACGTTCCTCGCGATCGAGGCGTGGCAGGCCGCGGCCGGTGACGCCGACCCGGTGCTGGCCCGGCGCAACATCGTCGTGCGCGGTCTCGAACTCGACCCGCTACGCGGCGTCGAATTCGAGGTCGACACCGGCGACGGCCCCATCCGGTTCCGCGGTGGCCGGCCGGCACATCCGTGTTCCTGGATGGACACCATGGCCGGCGACGGCGTGCGCAAGGCACTCATCGGGCGCGGCGGACTGCGCGCCCAGCCGCTGACCTCGGGGGTCCTGCGGGTTGGACCGGCGGTGATCACCGCCGACGTCGACCTCGACGCGGCCCGCGCCGCCGATCAGGTCCGGCGCGCGCAGCCGCTCTGA
- a CDS encoding AAA family ATPase: MLVAPTAVVAATSSPDLTAVRAQAGSWRSAEIGITDRDLTDAALADLVDTAGGAGEDSFARAVTAIISARAGSFPRIPHIDAATEIFRTFLRHDLIDGWLYVRESDGYLHPYLVMDLTLEHADRTHGPRIKFTMEADNATVKRPSCKPKVLYFEETEVVGKTPGDVLAAGGAYKETPELKAEYRTRREQYQRIIDDGFGKQYRYTGRVIRTDDYRAPNKRENRKVVHDVAPSEIAALRMVAPSILFGSDDYGPVPVITAVRVFDLGAQDFLDVNTGDLVDYAYDAHLQDKLVLPDDQRELLNILTTDISVFTGDIIDGKSAGNVILAKGRPGVGKTLTAEVYAEVTARPLYSIHSGSLGVTPELVRKNLEVIFDRAKRWDAVLLLDEADVFVMERGMDLSQNAIVAEFLRTLEYFDGLLFLTTNRIDGVDEAILARCAAVIEYQPPGPKDARQVWQILAAGNDVILGEELLDDLVGGFPDITPRDIKMLLRLALRMARHRGVDLDASVFAGSAVFRGLHYIPPEDRR; the protein is encoded by the coding sequence GTGCTCGTCGCACCCACCGCCGTTGTCGCGGCCACCTCGTCACCGGACCTCACAGCGGTACGCGCACAAGCGGGTTCGTGGCGTTCGGCCGAGATCGGGATCACCGACCGCGATCTCACCGACGCGGCGCTCGCCGATCTCGTCGACACCGCCGGTGGTGCGGGCGAGGACTCCTTCGCCAGGGCGGTCACCGCGATCATCTCGGCCCGCGCCGGTAGCTTCCCGCGCATCCCGCACATCGACGCGGCGACCGAGATCTTCCGAACCTTCCTGCGCCACGATCTCATCGACGGCTGGCTCTACGTCCGTGAATCCGACGGCTATCTGCATCCCTATCTCGTCATGGACCTGACGCTCGAACACGCCGACCGCACCCACGGTCCGCGGATCAAGTTCACCATGGAGGCCGACAACGCCACGGTGAAGCGTCCGTCGTGCAAACCCAAGGTGCTCTACTTCGAGGAGACCGAGGTGGTCGGCAAGACCCCCGGTGACGTCCTGGCGGCCGGCGGCGCCTACAAGGAAACCCCGGAACTCAAGGCGGAGTACCGGACTCGTCGTGAGCAGTATCAGCGGATCATCGACGACGGGTTCGGTAAGCAGTACCGCTACACCGGCCGGGTGATCCGCACCGACGACTACCGCGCGCCCAACAAGCGGGAGAACCGCAAGGTGGTCCACGACGTCGCACCGAGCGAGATCGCGGCGCTGCGCATGGTGGCGCCGTCGATCCTGTTCGGTTCCGACGACTACGGGCCGGTCCCGGTGATCACCGCGGTCCGCGTGTTCGATTTGGGCGCACAGGATTTCCTCGACGTCAACACCGGCGACCTCGTCGACTACGCCTACGATGCGCATCTGCAGGACAAGCTGGTGCTGCCTGACGATCAGCGAGAACTCCTCAACATCCTCACCACCGACATCTCGGTGTTCACCGGCGACATCATCGACGGGAAATCGGCGGGCAACGTGATCCTGGCCAAGGGGCGCCCCGGCGTCGGCAAGACACTGACCGCCGAGGTGTACGCCGAGGTCACCGCACGTCCGCTGTACTCGATCCACTCCGGATCACTGGGTGTGACACCGGAATTGGTGCGCAAGAATCTCGAGGTGATCTTCGACCGCGCCAAGCGGTGGGATGCGGTGTTGCTGCTCGACGAGGCCGACGTCTTCGTCATGGAACGCGGAATGGACCTGTCGCAGAACGCGATCGTCGCCGAGTTCCTGCGCACCCTCGAGTACTTCGACGGACTGCTGTTCCTCACCACCAACCGGATCGACGGCGTCGACGAGGCGATCCTCGCCCGGTGTGCCGCGGTCATCGAATACCAGCCACCCGGACCCAAGGACGCCCGCCAGGTGTGGCAGATCCTCGCCGCGGGCAACGACGTCATCCTCGGAGAGGAACTACTCGACGACCTCGTCGGCGGCTTCCCCGACATCACCCCGCGCGACATCAAGATGCTGTTGCGACTCGCGTTGCGGATGGCCAGACATCGCGGGGTCGATCTCGATGCCTCGGTGTTCGCCGGCAGCGCGGTGTTCCGCGGGTTGCACTACATTCCGCCGGAGGATCGGCGGTAG
- the catA gene encoding catechol 1,2-dioxygenase — MTDTSFDTEVNAKAAESGANASARFAERMATAGGRAGVIDTARVNYLASKVIKGINDIVLEDKVSYEEYNALKAWLIKVGADGEWPLFLDVWLEHSVEEVANEHREGSKGTIEGPYYIEGSPELPWNGTIPMRDDEPGDPLVFAGQVRAVDGAPLAGARLELWHADDLGFYSQFAPGLPEWNLRGTWIANEDGRFEIHTLRPAPYMIPTDGACGQLIAAAGWHAWRPAHLHFKVSAPGHQLITSQLYFPGDPHNGDDIASAVKPELMLDVKDNPNGEGYVTEYDFVLDPEA, encoded by the coding sequence ATGACCGACACCAGCTTCGATACCGAGGTCAACGCCAAGGCCGCCGAATCCGGCGCGAACGCGTCGGCGCGTTTCGCCGAGCGTATGGCCACCGCGGGCGGCCGCGCCGGCGTCATCGACACCGCACGCGTGAATTACCTTGCCAGCAAGGTGATCAAGGGAATCAACGACATCGTCCTCGAGGACAAGGTGTCCTACGAGGAGTACAACGCGCTCAAGGCGTGGCTGATCAAGGTCGGCGCCGACGGCGAGTGGCCGCTGTTCCTCGATGTGTGGCTCGAGCACTCGGTGGAAGAGGTCGCCAACGAGCACCGCGAGGGCAGCAAGGGCACCATCGAGGGCCCCTACTACATCGAGGGATCACCCGAGTTGCCGTGGAACGGAACCATTCCCATGCGCGACGACGAGCCCGGTGATCCGCTGGTGTTCGCCGGGCAGGTGCGCGCCGTCGACGGCGCCCCGCTCGCCGGTGCGCGCCTGGAGCTGTGGCACGCCGATGATCTCGGTTTCTACTCGCAGTTCGCCCCGGGCCTGCCCGAGTGGAACCTGCGTGGCACCTGGATCGCCAACGAGGACGGGCGTTTCGAGATCCACACGCTGCGTCCGGCGCCGTACATGATCCCCACCGACGGTGCATGCGGCCAGCTCATCGCCGCCGCCGGCTGGCACGCCTGGCGTCCGGCTCACCTGCACTTCAAGGTCAGCGCGCCCGGCCATCAGCTGATCACCTCGCAGCTGTACTTCCCCGGCGACCCGCACAACGGAGACGACATCGCCTCGGCGGTCAAGCCCGAGCTGATGCTCGACGTCAAGGACAACCCGAACGGCGAGGGCTACGTCACCGAATACGATTTCGTCCTCGATCCCGAGGCCTGA
- the catC gene encoding muconolactone Delta-isomerase has translation MIYHVRMDVNIPHDLDPEVRADTVAREKAYSQELQRSGKWPHIWRIVGEYSNYSIFDVADHDELHTILSGLPLFAYMDISVTPLATHPSDINAG, from the coding sequence ATGATCTATCACGTCCGGATGGACGTCAACATCCCCCACGATCTCGACCCCGAGGTGCGGGCCGACACCGTGGCGCGTGAAAAGGCGTATTCACAAGAGCTGCAACGGTCGGGCAAGTGGCCGCACATCTGGCGGATCGTCGGCGAGTACTCCAACTACTCGATCTTCGACGTGGCCGACCACGACGAGTTGCACACGATCTTGTCCGGACTCCCGCTCTTCGCCTACATGGACATCTCGGTGACCCCGCTGGCCACCCACCCTTCCGACATCAACGCGGGTTGA
- a CDS encoding mandelate racemase/muconate lactonizing enzyme family protein — protein MKIIEIEAIPFAIPYRKPLRFASGEVSVAEHVLVRVHTDDGIVGVAEAPPRPFTYGETQCGIVAVIETVFAPQLAGLTLLDREMMVARINRTIGNPTAKAAVDMAIWDALGKTLQMPVTDLLGRYTDRLRVSHMLGFDEPATMVAEAEKMRENYGIATFKVKVGRRPIGLDTAVVRALRERFGDEIELYVDGNRGWSSSESLRAMKDMADLDLLFAEELCPADDVVGRRWLVEHLDVPFIADESVPTAADVTREILGGSATAISIKTARTGFTWSRRVHHLAEGLGIDVVMGNQIDGQVGTACTLAFGAAHELTSRYAGELSNFLDMSDDLLAEPLQIRDGYLHTSPNAGIGIEIDPDKLARYRVDR, from the coding sequence GTGAAAATCATCGAGATCGAGGCGATTCCGTTCGCCATTCCCTACCGCAAACCCTTGCGGTTCGCCTCCGGCGAGGTGTCGGTCGCCGAGCACGTCCTGGTTCGCGTCCACACCGACGACGGGATCGTCGGTGTCGCCGAGGCACCCCCGCGTCCGTTCACCTACGGCGAGACCCAGTGCGGGATCGTCGCCGTCATCGAGACCGTGTTCGCCCCGCAATTGGCCGGGCTCACGCTGCTCGACCGCGAGATGATGGTCGCCCGTATCAACCGGACCATCGGCAATCCCACCGCGAAAGCCGCTGTGGACATGGCGATCTGGGACGCCCTGGGCAAGACCCTGCAGATGCCGGTGACCGACCTGCTCGGCCGCTACACCGATCGCCTGCGGGTCAGTCACATGCTCGGCTTCGACGAGCCGGCCACCATGGTCGCCGAGGCGGAGAAGATGCGCGAGAACTACGGGATCGCGACCTTCAAGGTCAAGGTCGGGCGCCGACCGATCGGCCTCGACACCGCCGTGGTGCGCGCATTGCGTGAGCGATTCGGCGACGAGATCGAACTCTACGTCGACGGCAACCGCGGCTGGTCGTCGTCGGAGTCGTTGCGCGCCATGAAGGACATGGCCGACCTCGATCTGCTCTTCGCCGAGGAACTGTGCCCCGCCGACGACGTCGTCGGCCGGCGTTGGCTCGTCGAGCACCTCGACGTGCCGTTCATCGCCGACGAGTCGGTGCCCACCGCCGCCGACGTCACCCGCGAGATCCTCGGCGGCTCGGCCACCGCGATCAGCATCAAGACCGCCCGCACCGGCTTCACGTGGTCACGGCGGGTACATCACCTCGCCGAGGGACTCGGCATCGACGTGGTGATGGGCAATCAGATCGACGGTCAGGTCGGCACCGCTTGCACCCTGGCGTTCGGCGCGGCCCACGAACTGACCTCCCGCTACGCCGGCGAACTGTCGAATTTCCTCGACATGAGCGACGACCTGCTCGCCGAACCCCTACAGATCCGGGACGGTTACCTGCACACCAGCCCGAACGCCGGCATCGGCATCGAGATCGACCCCGACAAACTCGCCCGCTACCGAGTCGACCGATAG
- a CDS encoding LysR substrate-binding domain-containing protein — MELRHLRYFAAVAETCHFGQAAAMLHVAQPALSYAIRQLESELDVTLFARTTRQVALTPAGEYLQGEAARILDDVDAAMEGVRRIAAGRSGLVRLGLTGIAAFSHLPRIARAVKQALPDVELQISSDMLTPMQCAALQSGEIDLGVLRPPVVGDGIELRTIDVESVVLVVSADHRLAVEPVIATTDLRNEPFVMYDSRDSAVNDATLRACRRAGFVPQRAHEASGTPVLLALVAAGLGVAVLPASVRALPMEGLVIRDLADAGSTEVALAWNAGETNPVVESVARVISNAFDLSAVLPSSAPLGEQL, encoded by the coding sequence ATGGAGCTCCGTCACCTCAGGTATTTCGCCGCTGTCGCCGAGACCTGCCACTTCGGTCAGGCAGCCGCGATGCTGCACGTCGCACAGCCGGCGCTGTCGTATGCGATCCGCCAGCTCGAATCCGAGCTCGATGTCACCCTGTTCGCCCGCACCACACGCCAGGTCGCGCTGACCCCGGCAGGGGAGTACCTGCAGGGCGAGGCCGCACGCATCCTCGACGACGTCGATGCGGCCATGGAAGGCGTACGGCGGATCGCAGCCGGGCGCAGCGGGCTGGTGCGTCTGGGACTCACCGGCATCGCCGCCTTCTCACACCTGCCGCGGATCGCGCGCGCGGTCAAACAGGCCCTGCCGGATGTGGAGCTGCAGATCTCCTCCGACATGCTCACCCCGATGCAATGCGCGGCGCTGCAGTCGGGCGAGATCGACCTCGGTGTGTTGCGCCCACCGGTGGTCGGTGACGGCATCGAACTGCGCACCATCGACGTCGAGTCGGTGGTCCTGGTGGTCTCCGCCGATCACCGCCTCGCCGTCGAACCCGTCATCGCCACCACCGATCTGCGCAACGAGCCGTTCGTGATGTACGACAGCCGTGATTCCGCGGTCAACGACGCGACGCTGCGCGCTTGCCGCCGAGCCGGTTTCGTGCCGCAACGTGCGCATGAGGCGTCGGGCACCCCGGTCCTGCTCGCGCTGGTCGCGGCGGGTCTCGGAGTCGCCGTGCTGCCGGCCTCGGTCCGCGCACTTCCCATGGAGGGCTTGGTGATTCGCGACCTCGCCGACGCCGGCAGCACCGAGGTCGCCCTGGCCTGGAACGCCGGAGAGACCAACCCCGTCGTCGAATCGGTGGCACGGGTCATCAGCAACGCCTTCGACCTGTCCGCCGTGCTTCCCTCGTCCGCCCCGCTGGGAGAACAACTGTGA
- the benA gene encoding benzoate 1,2-dioxygenase large subunit, with protein MTVTDRPDHSTPEAFSTVVPAAPSEHVRSVLSEAVIDDRDAGIYRANRRIFTDEEIFELEMRHIFEGNWIYLAHESQVANPGDYFTTYIGRQPVMITRGKDGELHCLINACAHRGAMICRRKTDNRMTLTCPFHGWTFRNDGTLLKVKDPDGAGYPDTFNVNGSHNLTTVAKFGNYRGFLFGSLNPDVLPLEEHLGDTRTVIDMLVDQSPEGLEVLRGSSTYTYDGNWKVQAENGADGYHVTATHWNYAATTSRRNTGESKNDTKALNAGGWGKSGGGYWSFPHGHLCLWTWAANPQDRPLWDKMDELKAKFGDAKGEFMVKGSRNLCLYPNVYLMDQFSTQIRHFRPIAPDKTEVTIYCIAPKGESDTARAHRIRQYEDFFNASGMATPDDLEEFRSCQLTFHATAAPWNDMSRGAQHWLSGPDPVAQSLGMTEIVSAGKKNEDEGLYPVQHGYWLETMRAAVAEEEAATRQA; from the coding sequence ATGACCGTCACCGATCGGCCCGACCACTCGACTCCCGAGGCGTTCTCGACCGTCGTTCCCGCGGCACCGTCGGAGCACGTCCGCTCGGTACTGTCCGAGGCCGTCATCGACGATCGCGACGCCGGCATCTACCGGGCGAACCGACGCATCTTCACCGACGAGGAGATCTTCGAGCTCGAGATGCGCCACATCTTCGAGGGCAACTGGATCTATCTGGCCCACGAGAGCCAGGTCGCCAACCCCGGCGACTACTTCACCACCTACATCGGTCGCCAACCGGTGATGATCACCCGCGGCAAGGACGGCGAGCTGCACTGCCTGATCAACGCGTGCGCACACCGCGGGGCGATGATCTGCCGCCGCAAGACCGACAATCGGATGACGCTGACCTGCCCGTTCCACGGGTGGACCTTCCGCAACGACGGCACCCTGCTGAAGGTGAAGGATCCCGACGGCGCCGGCTACCCGGACACGTTCAACGTCAACGGTTCTCACAATCTGACCACGGTGGCGAAGTTCGGCAACTATCGCGGATTCCTGTTCGGTAGCCTCAATCCCGACGTGCTGCCACTCGAGGAGCATCTCGGCGACACCCGCACCGTCATCGACATGCTGGTCGACCAGTCACCCGAGGGCCTCGAGGTGCTGCGCGGCTCGTCGACCTACACCTACGACGGCAACTGGAAGGTGCAGGCGGAGAACGGCGCCGACGGCTATCACGTGACGGCGACCCACTGGAACTACGCGGCGACGACCTCACGGCGCAACACCGGCGAATCCAAGAACGACACCAAGGCCCTCAACGCCGGCGGGTGGGGCAAGTCCGGCGGCGGGTACTGGTCGTTCCCGCACGGACACCTGTGCCTGTGGACGTGGGCGGCCAACCCGCAGGACCGTCCGCTGTGGGACAAGATGGACGAGCTCAAGGCGAAGTTCGGCGACGCCAAGGGCGAATTCATGGTGAAGGGGTCACGCAATCTGTGCCTGTACCCGAATGTGTATCTGATGGACCAGTTCTCGACGCAGATCCGCCACTTCCGGCCGATCGCGCCGGACAAGACCGAGGTGACGATCTACTGCATCGCACCCAAGGGTGAGAGCGACACCGCCCGCGCACACCGCATCCGCCAGTACGAGGACTTCTTCAACGCCTCCGGCATGGCGACCCCGGACGACCTCGAGGAGTTCCGCTCCTGCCAGTTGACCTTCCACGCCACTGCCGCACCGTGGAACGACATGAGCCGCGGTGCGCAACACTGGCTCTCGGGCCCCGACCCGGTGGCGCAGAGCCTGGGCATGACCGAGATCGTCTCGGCGGGAAAGAAGAACGAGGACGAGGGGCTCTATCCCGTCCAGCACGGCTACTGGCTGGAGACCATGCGAGCCGCCGTCGCCGAAGAAGAGGCCGCCACGCGTCAGGCGTGA